The sequence below is a genomic window from Ipomoea triloba cultivar NCNSP0323 chromosome 2, ASM357664v1.
ACATATATTTTGAAAGGTACAATTGCTCTCTCTAATTGCTATATTTTCTACAGGCAAAAGGCCGACTTCATCGGTGGGACTTTGAGACCGAAGAGGAGTGGGCAACGTACAACGAACAAAAGGAAGCAATGCCGAAAGCTGCATTCCAGTTTGGTGTGAAGATGCAAGACGGGAGGAAGACAAGAAAGCAAAACAAAGACCAGAAACTCACTAATGAGCTCCATAAGATCAACAAAATCCTATCCAGAAAGAAGATGGAGGAGAAAGGGGATATCAACGAGGATGACTCGCACCCGGGAAAGAAACTTCGGATTTGATGTTcaaacagtttgctttcttttgTATGGTTTTGTAATGAGAAAAGGTCTCTTTAGTTTCTGATAAACTACCTTGGATTAGGTAATGCCAGTATTTCTGTAGTGATTGATGAAAGGCTTTGTGCAAAGCCTTTAGCATAACAAGGACCTCATAATGTAATGGTACTATAGAAATCTAAAGCAATTATTTCTAGCAATATATTTATTCGTAAGCAAATTTTTTCTAATCAAACCATccagaataaataaataagataatgTTTAAGATAACATAATCTTACATCGTATTAAATTGAGTTAAATGAAACTAAGGATATACGAAGATAAGATGAAGAAATTCTTTGTCTCCGGCCATAACGTCTCCTTGCTTAATTGCATTATCGTGGCTTCGATGATTCATATTTAAACCAACcgggttttttttaaaaaaaaaataataataataataatcttgactttatttttttattggcaCATTTGATTTACCAAAATGTACAGACGTTATACATAAGATTACGTgtatatttaaaagtattttttaaaatccgGAATTAGCCCCGAAACAGGGGTAATCTTGCAAGTTTTTGTGAAGCTGAAGGCTGAAGCGAAGAAATACaaacagtttttttttctccatcaagaaaacaaaatccCTAAACACTCCATCATTCAATTTCATCTTCCTCGTGCTGCCCGACAGCCAAATCAAGCTCCATATTGACAGGAAAACAGGTTTTTGTCTTTATTTTGCTgtgaattttctatttattGATTTCTGTTTTGCTTTTACATTTGCGCTCTTCTGGTATGTCTTCCTCCGCGGTTAGGTGTAACAAGGATTCGCCGAAAGGAAAACTCTGTTGGGTTAGATGATAGTTTGAATAATTTAGTCGGCCGAAGCTTTCTAACTTCATACTAAAGCTTCAATTTTTCACCTATTAGGGCTCCATATACATTTTAGTTAATTGGCACTTGTTGATTGACTTCTGAACATTCAAATATCGTATTTCATGACTTAATATTTACTCCGACTAGAAAACAGCATCATGCATGTGTACAAAGGGGAATTGAAGGTTTGAGGCTTTGGGCTTATTTGCTGCTAAAAATTTCATGTTTTCTCCCAGGGGGAAGGGTGTTTGGGCGCCTTCAGCTTATTGTGATTGAGAttattaatgattttaatccATATTGTGGTTGATGTTAGAGGAAcatgttttaaattttcatcAGAATTCCTAAATTTTCTTAGGGTTTGTTTTCTTAGTGCAGcaatctaaaattataaatttagctTAATGTTCCATTGTCAGCtggaaaattgtcattttttttgacACTGATTGCTTTCCTTTCCTTAAGGGCTGGGGAGCAGTGTACAATCTTATATTGCCATTTGGCACATGGTTCTTTGGAAAAGTAAGAAGTAAGACAAAATGTCTTGAACCTTTTGTTGGCTTCTTTTTCCAAGGTATAGTGAATGGTGTATTTGTTTTGTAGGACAGATTACACTCTTGGTGATTTGGGTTTTAGCTGTCTGTAATGGATATGGTTTCAGCAGAAGGTAGAGTTTCATATTCATCGATTTCCAATGTAGAAAAGCAGAATGGAAAATTTCATGCCGTCAAAGACTATGATGATGCTTCCTGGGCATTGCCAGATAACCCAAACCTCAAGAAAAATGACTATTGTTATTCATACCCATCACTAGAGTCTGATTTAGAAGATGGAGGATATGATTCCAGTGATGATCAGTATAGCTATGAGTCACAGGGTGGTCCTCCTGAGGTTAACTTGAGAAATGTGTTGAGTGGGATGTTTGCCATCATTACAGGACGTAAGAAAGATGCAGTTGGTAATGTAGTCTCTCAAATGCCTAGTTCAAATGTTTCATTTCTTGGATCTGGAAAGAATGGAGAAACATTCTTGCACTCCTCTGTATACATACCCAGTGCTCCTCCTCTCATGGAGCCAAATGCATTTGACTATACTGCTTACAAGGAAGTGTTGGAAGCTGAACCTCCAGAGTGGCTTAAAGACAGTTCAACTACTGTTTGCATGCAGTGCACTGCCCCCTTCACTGCTATAACTCGCGGAAGACATCATTGTCGGTTTTGTGGAGGAATATTTTGTAGAGCTTGTTCAAAAGGAAGATGCTTATTACCTGTAAAGTTTAGGGATAGAAACCCACAACGGGTTTGTGACACCTGTTATGAGAGGCTTGATCCACTGCAAGGTGTACTTATCCATACCATCAGCAATGCTATGCAGGTCGCAAAGCATGATGTCATGGACTGGACTAGCTCAAGAGCCTGGCTAAATCTTCCAGTGGGTTTCTCCATGGAGTATGAGATATACAAGGCATCTAATTCATTGAGGAGTTATGCTCAGGTCTTGATTCTTAACTaggtcttctttttttttttttttttttgggtttatggATAAATATTTCTTATTCATTTAATGAAAAAAGTTTGCAAGAATAATGGTAATAGCTTTATATTATTGAGGCTGTCTACTTTTCTCTTCGAATTCTCTCCTGGATGAATCTTAATGTAATATAGAATGGGGACTTTATTTATTGGTCTATATATAAGGCAATGAACTTTCTTTCCAAATACAGAGAGTACTAATTAGCTTAATACCCTGTAATTCTTGACAAGAGCAGGTTGCTCGGTTGAACCCTGAGAGGTCCATACCTGCAGCTGTTCTGAAAGGAGCCAGAGGTCTAGCAATATTGACTGTTGCCAAAGTTGGTGCTCTTCTTACTTACAAACTTGGGACTGGGCTGGTAGTTGCCCGAAAATCAGATGGATCGTGGTCTGCACCATCAGCAATAGTCTCAATTGGTCTTGGGTGGGGTGCACAGGTATATTACGTGTTCAAATGTTGTTTACTTGGATAAATCCTGCTGTCATGTGTGAGCTGTTTGTTGAGGTttgatctttttcttcttccttcttatTCTATAGGTTGGAGGTGAGCTCATGGACTTATTAATTGTGCTACATGACGTTAAAGCTGTGAAGACATTTTGTAGTCGTATGCACTTTTCTCTTGGTGCTGGCTGCAGTGTCGCAGCAGGTCCAGTTGGGAGGGTTGTGGAGGCAGATATGCGTGCTGGAGACAAGGGTTCTGGGATGTGCTATACTTACAGTTGTAGTAAAggtaaacacacacacattatcTTAGCCTATCTTGCATTTCAGTATTCACAAAAATCTCCCGGTAACTTGTATAACAATGCAAAAACTTTGAGTTGGTTAGATAAAAAGGAACCTCTGGCCATTGATAGACCCAATTAATTTATTGAAGTTCTCGACTAGTTTGTACTAGTATAAAGGGTGTTAAAGTTATTgactgtttttgtttttgtaaatgCTGTAGGTGCATTTGTTGGAGTCTCACTCGAGGGAAACTTCGTTGCAACAAGAATGGATACTAATCTTCGCTTCTATGGCGATCCATACCTTACCACCGCCGACATCCTTCTTGGGACGGTGGAACGACCTAGAGCCGCCGAACCATTGTACAACGCCCTTAAAGAACTCTATGCCAAGCTTCCACCCCAGATTAGCACGAGTCCTTTTGATTCTTGAACTTCTTTTGCACCATATGCCTGTGCTCTTTTCAAGCATTGACTCTTAGTTGATGAAAAATTGTACAGTTTGGTTCAGGACAATAAACCAGCATCTGAACCAGGATAATGGTTCCTTGCATTAAGTTACACACAAACAgttgtacatacatacatactagcAACGTATATGATTGTATATATTCTGAAAATGTGAAACCAGTTACTGTTACTTTATGTTGCATCTTTTGCGTCCTTAGTGCTCATTCTCTGAATCTCTCAAATTGGTCCNNNNNNNNNNNNNNNNNNNNNNNNNTAGCAACGTATATGATTGTATATATTCTGAAATGTGAAACCAGTTACTGTTACTTTATTGTTCATCTTTTGCGTCCTTAGTGCTCATTCTCTGAATCTCTCAAATTGGTCCTGAAAAAAGTTTGCAAGAATAATGGTAATAGCTTTATATTATTGAGGCTGTCTACTTTTCTCTTCGAATTCTCTCCTGGATGAATCTTAATGTAATATAGAATGGGGACTTTATTTATTGGTCTATATATAAGGCAATGAACTTTCTTTCCAAATACAGAGAGTACTAATTAGCTTAATACCCTGTAATTCTTGACAAGAGCAGGTTGCTCGGTTGAACCCTGAGAGGTCCATACCTGCAGCTGTTCTGAAAGGAGCCAGAGGTCTAGCAATATTGACTGTTGCCAAAGTTGGTGCTCTTCTTACTTACAAACTTGGGACTGGGCTGGTAGTTGCCCGAAAATCAGATGGATCGTGGTCTGCACCATCAGCAATAGTCTCAATTGGTCTTGGGTGGGGTGCACAGGTATATTACGTGTTCAAATGTTGTTTACTTGGATAAATCCTGCTGTCATGTGTGAGCTGTTTGTTGAGGTttgatctttttcttcttccttcttatTCTATAGGTTGGAGGTGAGCTCATGGACTTATTAATTGTGCTACATGACGTTAAAGCTGTGAAGACATTTTGTAGTCGTATGCACTTTTCTCTTGGTGCTGGCTGCAGTGTCGCAGCAGGTCCAGTTGGGAGGGTTGTGGAGGCAGATATGCGTGCTGGAGACAAGGGTTCTGGGATGTGCTATACTTACAGTTGTAGTAAAggtaaacacacacacattatcTTAGCCTATCTTGCATTTCAGTATTCACAAAAATCTCCCGGTAACTTGTATAACAATGCAAAAACTTTGAGTTGGTTAGATAAAAAGGAACCTCTGGCCATTGATAGACCCAATTAATTTATTGAAGTTCTCGACTAGTTTGTACTAGTATAAAGGGTGTTAAAGTTATTgactgtttttgtttttgtaaatgCTGTAGGTGCATTTGTTGGAGTCTCACTCGAGGGAAACTTCGTTGCAACAAGAATGGATACTAATCTTCGCTTCTATGGCGATCCATACCTTACCACCGCCGACATCCTTCTTGGGACGGTGGAACGACCTAGAGCCGCCGAACCATTGTACAACGCCCTTAAAGAACTCTATGCCAAGCTTCCACCCCAGATTAGCACGAGTCCTTTTGATTCTTGAACTTCTTTTGCACCATATGCCTGTGCTCTTTTCAAGCATTGACTCTTAGTTGATGAAAAATTGTACAGTTTGGTTCAGGACAATAAACCAGCATCTGAACCAGGATAATGGTTCCTTGCATTAAGTTACACACAAACAgttgtacatacatacatactagcAACGTATATGATTGTATATATTCTGAAAATGTGAAACCAGTTACTGTTACTTTATTTGGTCATCTTTTGCGTCCTTAGTGCTCATTCTCTGAATCTCTCAAATTGGTCCCATGCCACACATGCCCTCTGCAAATCATCTTTTCCTCCCAAATCATTAACAAGCTGCCATGTGTATTTTCTAGTTGAAGTGTCAAAtctttaatattaattatgaaaattaaagaaattgtgGTCGGAATAAAAAGTGGTGTTAcacaaattttcatatatctatGAAAGGGAAATTTTATTGTGAATAATATTAGGTACAATCTATAGCTATACACAAACAATTATATAGTGTTTATAGATTCGATTATATAGTATTGACACtacattttataataatatttttgtgtttcGCTGCTAATTGGCATCAATCAGCGTTATTGTTGAGTTGTTTATTGATCTTTTTGGTCTGAGCCGACAAGCTATGAACAATCTAAACTGGTTTAACAGTAAGTTTTCACATTGGACATTTGTTCACGACTCTAAGAATTGTTTATTTGCCTTCTCGAACCTAAACTTGTAAATTTTATTAGGGtgatataaatatgaaattttaggacagaaaataattaaatgacagatattattaattaatagtataataataaaataataataattgctagcgtgatataaatatgaaattttaggacagaaaataattaaatgacagatattattaattaatagtataataataaaataataataattgcagtTACAGTTGTAGATAATCATAAATGATAAATGTATGAAAAAGCAGAAGGTAGACATGGGAAGAGAGGGAGGTAGATAAATCGTGTACGTTCCGCACAAATATGCGACCTCTTTTGCCCGAGCTGTCGGTATCGCAACTCATATGATCTTCGTGAATTGACTAACCCCTCCGAGTTGTGTGGACTTTTCCATTAATGTTGATTTCATGCTTCCATTTCTCTCTGCACGAGCACgtacacaatataatttggATTACTCCTCTCCTACTCAGCTTTCCATCTCCGTCCTCACAATCAAATTCCAATTTCCATACTGTTTAATCGAAAATTAGTTGAGTGTCTGAATTGTTCGGTGTACTTGTTGCCGCTACTTCTCCTTCACATTTCTCGTTACGGAGCGGCGAGTCAAGGAATAACTGAACAAGGTTCAATCTCCGCCGCTCGGAAGCCTAGCTGTTCGAGAAATTGAATTCGCGAGAATTGGAAGCGGGAGGCGGTGTTGGAGATCTGAATTGGAGTTTATTACTAGCTGAAGCCTGAAGGAGAGTACAAGTGGTGGAAGAAGAAGGTGTTATTGCTCACCGCCTTCAAATCTGCGCTATTTCGGATTTTGTATTCGTTTGAGGAGGTATTATTGGCTTTATTTTTGGCTATACTACAATCATTTCTCTTCTCATATGGTTGTCTTGTGATAAATTAAGTCACCAGCACCGTCAGGTTATGATTTTAAGAGGTTGTGCTTTTGTCCTTTTCTGTGACTTGATTTATGCTGAACTAGAGACTTTATTGAAACTCTGTACTCTATACACTGTCACGCTTTgttttttacttattatttttggtttttgtGGGGCGTGGAGGATCATTGGTCTTGTAGATCAACAGCACTCAGGCTGTTGCTATGTTTGacaatgtaatatgaaaaattcattatcatCACGTTTTCCCCAATTTAAGAAAGAAACTGTATGCCTTTCTAAGTATGTGTGTTTTGAGTTTGTTATTCCTTTTCTAGTTTCTTTGGAGCGTTCATCCTTAGCTTTATATTTGGTGATAACTTACAGACAGAAACAGTTGCAGATGATTGTATTGTAATGATGAGTATACTACACTGGAATATATGTTCATGGGCACGCCTGAAAATTACAAGCTGTTGGAAATAGTTGGCGCTCTGAAATCATGGATACCAAAGAGGGGACAGCCTGCAAATATGCCTAGAGACTTCTGGATGCCCGATCAAAGCTGCAGAGTATGCTATGAGTGTGATTCCCCATTTACTGTGTTTAACCGTAGGCATCATTGCCGTCTGTGTGGACGGGTTTTCTGTGCCAAGTGTGCTTCAAATTCTATTCCTGTCCCGTCTGAGGTGACCAATATAGGCCCGGAAGACGGGGAGAGGATTAGGGTCTGCAACTATTGCTTCAAGCAACAGAAGCAGGGTATAGCTATGGTTGACAATGCAACAAGTATGACAAGCCCAGGCATCAGTCCATCTCCCTCAACCACAAGTTTGGTTAGTTCACAGTCTAGCTGCACTTGTAATAGTGGCAGCAGTGTTGATTCAACTGTTTACACAACAGGATCATACCTTCATGTGCCTTATGGC
It includes:
- the LOC116010546 gene encoding uncharacterized protein LOC116010546; protein product: MDMVSAEGRVSYSSISNVEKQNGKFHAVKDYDDASWALPDNPNLKKNDYCYSYPSLESDLEDGGYDSSDDQYSYESQGGPPEVNLRNVLSGMFAIITGRKKDAVGNVVSQMPSSNVSFLGSGKNGETFLHSSVYIPSAPPLMEPNAFDYTAYKEVLEAEPPEWLKDSSTTVCMQCTAPFTAITRGRHHCRFCGGIFCRACSKGRCLLPVKFRDRNPQRVCDTCYERLDPLQGVLIHTISNAMQVAKHDVMDWTSSRAWLNLPVGFSMEYEIYKASNSLRSYAQVARLNPERSIPAAVLKGARGLAILTVAKVGALLTYKLGTGLVVARKSDGSWSAPSAIVSIGLGWGAQVGGELMDLLIVLHDVKAVKTFCSRMHFSLGAGCSVAAGPVGRVVEADMRAGDKGSGMCYTYSCSKGAFVGVSLEGNFVATRMDTNLRFYGDPYLTTADILLGTVERPRAAEPLYNALKELYAKLPPQISTSPFDS
- the LOC116010554 gene encoding SH3 domain-containing YSC84-like protein 1, producing MDLLIVLHDVKAVKTFCSRMHFSLGAGCSVAAGPVGRVVEADMRAGDKGSGMCYTYSCSKGAFVGVSLEGNFVATRMDTNLRFYGDPYLTTADILLGTVERPRAAEPLYNALKELYAKLPPQISTSPFDS